The nucleotide window GGCACGTCCACTCCGTCCAGTCGCTCGGCCGCGGCATCGCCGACGACGCCCCGCTGCTCGACTGGCTGTTCGACCACGTCCTCCCGATGGAGGCCGGCCTCGGGGCGGAGGGGATGCGACTCGGCGCCGAACTCGGCTACCTGGAGTGCATCGAGTCAGGCGTCACGACCGTCGTCGACCACCTCTCGGTCCACCACGCCGACGAGGCGTTCGAGGCGGCCGCCGACATCGGCATCCGCGCGCGCATGGGGAAGGTGTTGATGGACAAGGACTGCCCCGAGGGCCTCCGCGAGGACGCCGACGAGGCGCTCGCGGAGTCCGAGGACCTGATCCGTCGGTACCACGGCGACCGCGACGGGAGGATCGGGTACGCGGTCACCCCTCGATTCGCCGTCTCGTGTACCGAGGAGTGCCTCCGCGGAGCGCGTGAACTCGCGGACGCCTACGACGGCGTGCGCATCCACACCCACGCGAGCGAGAACCGGGACGAGATCGCGGCCGTCGAGAAGGACACCGGGATGCGGAACATCCACTGGCTCAACGAGGTCGGCCTCACCGGCGAGGACGTCGTGCTCGCCCACTGCGTCCACACCGACGAGTCCGAACGCGAGGTGCTCGCCGAGACGGGCACGCACGTCACCTACTGCCCGTCCTCGAACATGAAACTCGCCTCCGGCATCGCGCCGATCCCGGACTACGTCCGTCGGGGCATCAACGTCGCCCTCGGCAACGACGGCCCGCCCTGCAACAACACGCTCGACCCGTTCACCGAGATGCGGCAGGCGAGCCTGCTCCAGAAGGTCGACGCTCTCGACGCGACGACGACGCCCGCCGAACTCGTCCTCGAGATGGCGACCGCGAACGGCGCCCGCGCGGCCGGGTTCGACCGGGTCGGGAAGCTCCGGGAGGGCTGGAAGGCCGACGTCGTCGGCCTGACGACCGACATCACCCGGGCGACGCCGC belongs to Halorarum halophilum and includes:
- a CDS encoding 5'-deoxyadenosine deaminase encodes the protein MLLAGTVIADSGTVVEDGAVVVEGDTIAAVGERATLVDEHPDHERTGYDIIAPGVVGGHVHSVQSLGRGIADDAPLLDWLFDHVLPMEAGLGAEGMRLGAELGYLECIESGVTTVVDHLSVHHADEAFEAAADIGIRARMGKVLMDKDCPEGLREDADEALAESEDLIRRYHGDRDGRIGYAVTPRFAVSCTEECLRGARELADAYDGVRIHTHASENRDEIAAVEKDTGMRNIHWLNEVGLTGEDVVLAHCVHTDESEREVLAETGTHVTYCPSSNMKLASGIAPIPDYVRRGINVALGNDGPPCNNTLDPFTEMRQASLLQKVDALDATTTPAELVLEMATANGARAAGFDRVGKLREGWKADVVGLTTDITRATPLHDPLSHLVFAAHGDDVEFTMVDGEVLYRDGELLTGDAVDVRERAREFDVPAA